A stretch of Aedes aegypti strain LVP_AGWG chromosome 2, AaegL5.0 Primary Assembly, whole genome shotgun sequence DNA encodes these proteins:
- the LOC5567856 gene encoding nucleoporin SEH1, with the protein MFENQAIHTEHKDVIHDVAYDYYGQRMATCSSDQYVKVWDQNDAGVWSVTASWKAHSGSVWRLSWAHPEFGQVLATCSFDRTVSVWEETVGEKSSPTMSPVKRWVRRTNLVDSRTSVTDVKFAPKSQGLVLATCSADGIIRIYEAPDIMNLSQWTLSHEIAVKIPLSCLSWNQSMFRLHAPMIAAGSDDSSQSSGGKVFIFEYSENSRRWARTETINSIIEPVHDIAFAPNVGRSYHILAVASKDVQIFNLKPTLEPTSNSRLDIQQMAQFGDHYCTVWRVTWNITGTMLASTGDDGCVRMWKMNYLKSWRCAAVLKAENPQSSVQENSIAPSLNLSSLVNATAKYYKRGTISHPTQVPRH; encoded by the exons ATGTTCGAGAATCAAGCAATCCATACGGAACACAAAGATGTTATTCACGACGTTGCTTACGATTATTATGGACAGCGAATGGCAACTTGTTCCAGTGATCAATATGTGAAG GTCTGGGATCAGAATGACGCCGGTGTGTGGAGTGTTACCGCAAGTTGGAAAGCCCATTCCGGTTCGGTTTGGCGACTATCATGGGCACATCCCGAATTCGGTCAAGTGCTGGCAACTTGTTCGTTCGATAGAACCGTCTCGGTGTGGGAGGAAACAGTAGGCGAAAAGAGTTCCCCCACAATGTCCCCGGTGAAACGCTGGGTCCGCCGTACAAATCTAGTCGACTCGAGAACAAGCGTTACGGATGTGAAGTTTGCTCCAAAATCCCAAGGACTGGTTTTGGCAACCTGCTCCGCCGATGGAATCATTCGCATCTATGAAGCTCCCGATATCATGAATCTATCTCAATGGACTTTATCGCATGAGATAGCAGTTAAAATTCCGCTAAGCTGTTTATCCTGGAATCAATCGATGTTCCGCTTACATGCCCCAATGATTGCTGCTGGAAGCGATGATTCGTCTCAGAGCTCAGGAGGAAAAgttttcatatttgaatatagCGAAAACTCCCGGCGTTGGGCCAGAACTGAAACTATCAACTCCATCATAGAACCGGTGCATGACATTGCATTCGCTCCCAACGTGGGAAGAAGCTACCATATTCTCGCAGTGGCTAGCAAAGATGTTCAAATATTTAATTTGAAGCCAACGCT AGAACCAACTTCCAATTCTCGGCTGGACATTCAACAGATGGCTCAGTTCGGTGACCATTACTGCACTGTTTGGCGGGTGACGTGGAACATTACCGGCACGATGTTAGCCTCAACTGGAGATGACGGTTGCGTTCGAATGTGGAAAA tgAATTATCTGAAAAGCTGGAGATGTGCCGCAGTCCTGAAGGCAGAAAACCCACAGTCGTCGGTTCAAGAAAATTCCATAGCTCCGTCGCTTAACTTGTCCAGCTTGGTCAATGCTACTGCTAAGTACTACAAACGGGGAACTATTAGTCATCCCACTCAGGTGCCGAGACACTGA